The bacterium genome segment TGGACGCGATCCGGCAGGAAGCCCAGGCGGCTTCGCCGACAGGTGAGGCGATCGCCGACTTCCTGGGTCTCGACTTCCCCGGCCTGGCCCCGGGCTGGTAGGAGCCGCGGCACCACCGCCGATGAGGACGCGCCTGAGCACGACGTGGCCGGGCTCCTACTACGATGGCAGGACCGCTAACCGCAGGCCGGTCACCATCACGGTTATGGCCACGGGCCTGCGCCTTGTCACCGAGGAGGGCACGTTCCTCTGGTGGCCGTATGAACAACTCCATCTGGCACAGGGCGCGCTGCCCGGGGAGCAGACCAGGATCGAACGGGGATCGGCGCCCTCCGAAACGCTCGTGGTCTCCGATGAAACATTCCTCTCCGCGATCCGCGAAGGAGCACCGGCGGCAGGTCGGCACCTCCTCCCTGCGTTCAGACGGCGGCACTGGGCCGGCGTGGTCCTGCTGGCCGGAGCCGGGGTCATCGTCGCCGGGTTAGCCGTCTACTTGTGGGGCATTCCTGCGCTGGCCGACCTGGCCGCCGGGCAAATGCCACCGGCCTGGGAGGAACGGCTGGGCCAGGCAGCGCTGGAGTCCCTGGCGCCTCCTGAGCACCGGTGCGCAGATACGGAGCGCGACGCCGCCCTCAGCGAGATCGTGGCCAGGCTGGCCGCGGCAGGTCCTGGGAGCGCCTACACCTTCCGGATCACCGTGCTGGACCAGCCCGCGGTCAACGCCTTCGCGGCGCCCGGAGGACACCTGATCGTCCACCTGGGGCTGTTGGCGGCGACGCAGACACCCGCGGAGCTGGCCGGGGTGCTGGCCCACGAGATGCAGCACGTCCTGCACCGCCACGGCACGAAGGCGCTGTTTCGGGAGGTCTCGATGAGGGTGCTGCTGAGTCTGGTGGTGGGCGACGCCGGTGGGCTGAGCCAGGCCCTGGAAACAGCCGGAACACTGGGCCAACTGCGCTACCGGCGCCAAGACGAGGAGACCGCGGACCGCGACGGCATGAACCTGATCCAGGCGGCGCGCATTGATCCCCATGGGATGATCAGCTTTCTGCGCCGGCTCAGCAGGGAGGAATCCGGCGCGCCCCGCAGCCTGGCCTACCTGTCAACGCACCCGCTGACCGCCGAGCGAATCAAGCAGTTGGAACGAATGGTCGCAGGGGCCCACTACACTCCGGTCGCTTTGCTGCCGGGATATCCCTGGCGCGAGATCGGGAGGAAGTGCGCTCCTCTCACGAAGAACACGTACATCAACGCAATCGCCGTGACGTAGAGGGCTGTCATCAACCCGAACACCGTGTTGAACCCCGCCTCGAATCCAACCAGTCCGCGCCACCACCCGCTGAAGGCCGAGCCAAGGGCCCAGCCAAGGCTCCAGGCGATGGTGGACATGCTGCTGTAGGTTGCGCGCTCGCCGGGCGATATCTGCTCCTGCGCGAAGGCCTGGTAGACCGGGTTGCCCATGTTCATCAGCGCGGTGCGCACCACGAACGAGACGGCGACGAGCCAGAACACAGGTACAAAGCCCAGGATCAGCAGAAACGGGATCGAGGCCGCCTGCACGATCAGCACCGATTCCACCTTGCCCACCCGGGCAGCCAGACGCGGTTGCGCCAGGGTGGCCAGCGTCGTCCCAAACGCACCGATGGCGAAGAAGACCCCCAGCGAACGGAAGTCCACGCCGAACCTGCCTGAAACGTAGATGTTGAGAAACGGCATCGTCTGCCCGGCCCCAAGACTTATCAGGAACGCGGGCAGGAGCAGCCGGCCCACCATCCCGGGATTGGACACCAGGCGCCTGCGGGGTGCCTTCCCCGTGCCGTCCGGTTGCGGCCCGGCAGGCAGGTCTCCTGGCAGGCCTGGTGCGCTCGAGCCGGTGAGTACGCTCGGGCCGGTGAGCGCGATCGGCAGCGCCGCAAGCGCCCAAAGCGCGGCGACGACCAGCATCGTCAACCGCAGTGGGAGCAGCGTGTCGGGCGGCATGCCGACCAATCCACCGAATACTGCCGGCAGACGGCTGCCAACCAGGTTGCCCAGAAAGGCGGTGCCGGTTATCAGCGCGGCCTGCGCGCTGAACAGGGCAACGCGCTCGCGCTCGGTGCTGTTGGCCATCTGAAACGGCGCTGTGCTTATAAACCCGAAGGCCGCGCCCACTCCCTGAATCACGGCGAAGGCAAGAAGTGCCGCGGGAGCGCCGGTCAGCGCGAACCCCAACGCTGCGGCGGCTGCGGCTGCGGTGCCAACCAGCAGTCCCCATCTCGGCCCGTGCCGGTCTATGAGCCGACCGGCCGGCAGTCCGACCGCAACCAGGACAAAAGAAGGTAGCGCGTTGGCAAGCCCGATGAATTGCTGCGAGAGACCCAGACTCTGCAGGTAGAAGTTCAGGAACAGCCCGCCCACGGCCATGCTCAACCCGACGAAGAAGGCGGTCGTGAGCAACAGTCGCGCGTTGCGGGTGAAGCCGCGGAATTCCTGCAGGAAGGCCATCGTCTTGGTTGGGGGGAGGCCGGGCATAGACGGCAACAGCCTCGACCTCGGATAGAGTACCGGCCTGCGCATGGAGTGTCAAACGCAGCCCGCGGTGCTATGATTACCCAAAAGGCGACACCCTCCCCGGGGGCGGGGGGGTATCGCAGCAATGGGAGAACGGGGCGACACCATGAGCAAGAGCACAAACAAGGCTCACGGATCGGCGGGCTGGGAGCGGAACACGGGGAGCCGGAAGAAGGTGCACGGAATCGGCCTGGTGATGTTTGCGGCCGCGGCGGTCCTTGTGCTGACCGGTCTCTTCCTGGCAGCGCGCTGGCAGTACCTGCCCGGCACGTCCGGCCGGGTCCCACTGCTGCGCGTTTCTCCGGGCACCTACGAGCTCGGCCAGGTCAGCCAGGCCAAGGGCATCGTAACCGTGGAGCTGGCGGCGGCGAACGGCGGCGAAGCGGATCTGACAATCAACGAGATGGAGACCTCGTGCGGTTGCACCAGGGCGGCCCTGATCGTGAACGGCAAGGAGGGCCCGTGGTTCGGGATGCGGGGACACGGCGAGTGGCCGGTAGGGTGGTCGGCACGCCTGCGGCCGGGAGAGCGGGCGGTCCTCCGCGTGAAGTACGATCCGGACGCGCACGGCATCTTCCGAGGCCCGATTGACCGGATCGTGGTCATCCACTCAAACGACCCGCGACAACCCCAGGCCCGGGTCCGCCTGTCCGGCACGCAGGTGCCGTAGGGCGCCGTACCGATGGGGTATTTGCGGCGCAGCGCAGTCTTGATGGTGGCGGCCGTGCTGCTCGCAGCCGGCGGCGCCGCCTGGGCGGTCTGGGCCTACACGGCGCGGCCTGCGATAGCACTGGACCCAACCACCCTGGACTTCGGCCCCCTGTCCGCACCGATGGTGAAGACAAGAACGGTCATTGTGCGCAATAGCGGACGCGCACCGCTGCGCATCGCTGCCATCAGCTCCTCCTGCGGGTGTACGACCGGGAAGATGGACGCGACCGTGGTCTTCCCAGGCGGAGCCACGCAGTTGCACGTGACCTTTGACACGGTTGCCCACGGATCGCAGACCGGCCCTGCCCGCCACGCCGTGTACCTACGCACCAACGACCCGCGCAACCCTGAGGTGGAGATCGAGGTGCGCGCCTTAATCCTGAAGGGAGGCGCGCCGTGAGCCGCGTCCTGCCGCTTGTCCTGCTGGTGCTCCTCGCGACCGCCATCCTGGTTCCTGCGACCGCGGCACCCGCCGCGCCCGAAGCAGGCACCGCACCCGCGGTAGCCATCTACTTCAACGGCTCCTGCCACGATTGCGTCCCGTATCTCAACCACGAGCTGGTTCCGCTGCTGCAAAGCCTGGGCGCCGGCGAGATCGTCCGGCGCGACTACATCCTCGAGCGCCGCTACCGAAAGGAACTGGTCGAGCGCAGCGAGGCGTTGGGAATCCCCCCGCAGCTTCAGGGACACATGACCATCTTCATCGGCGACCGGATCGTGCTGCAGGGCCACGTCCCTTCGGGAATCATCCGTGATCTGTTCTCGCAGGAGATGGCGGGGAAGTATGCGCGCATAGTGGTGCTGCAGGACAAGATGGCCGGGCACGGCGAGGCACCGAAGGACTACACGGCCTGGGCGCCCGGTGGGCAGATCAAGATCTATCGACTGGACGAGCCGATCAGAACCTATCTTGCAACCCTGGCACCTGCCGGCGCGGGTGGCCTTCCTGCACCGACCGTCCAGACGCCCCCGGCGGCGCGCAGCGGCATCGGGTTCGCGCTAATGGTGCTGGGCGCGGGGCTGCTTGACGGCATCAACCCCTGCGCGTTCGCGGTCCTGCTGTTGTTCGTGGCCTTCCTGTTTACGCTGCAGCGCGGCCGGGCCGACCTGCTGGCCTTTGGCTTCACGTACGTCGGCGCGATCTACCTCACCTACTTCGGAATCGGCATCGGGCTTCTCACGGTCTTCCAGTTGGGAGCGCCGCACCTGATGGCGAAGCTCGGCGCCGGCCTGATGATCGTCCTCGGCTTGGTCAACATCAAGGATTTCTTCTGGTACGGCATTGGGCCGAGCCTGACCCTGCCCAAGATCGGTGGCGCCGCGCGCGACCGCTGGATGCGCCGCGCCACCCTGCCGGCGACCGCGGTGGTCGGCTTCCTGGTTGGCATCTGCGAGTTCCCGTGCACCGGCGGCATCTACGTGGGCATCCTCGGACTGCTCTCCACCCAGACTTCCTTCTGGAACGGCCTCGCCTACCTTGCCATCTACAACGTGATGTTCGTGCTGCCCCTGGTGGCGCTGCTGCTGGTAATCGGCAACCGGCGAGTGGTCGGGCAGTTCTCGCGCTGGATGGCCACGAACAAGAAGCAACTGCGCCTGGGCCAGGGCCTGGTGATGATCGCCATCGGCGCGATCATCCTGCTCTGGTTTGTGTAGTAGCTGAGCCCAAGGAGATCGAGATGAACCTGCACGATCGCCTTATCGCACTTGCCAGCTCGCCGGCCGGACGCCGGATGCGGGTTGCCGGGGGCGCTCTGCTGGTCCTCGCCGGGGCGCAGCTTGGCGGGGGCGCCGGGCATGCCCTCGTGGCCGCGGTGCCGACCTTGCTGGGCACATGCGCCTGAGCAATGATCCCGAGGGGCCGTTCGGCAGGTGGCGCAGGAAGTTGTGGGAGCGCGTGCCCGGTGGCCGCGTGATCGAGGTCGGGGTCGGCACGGGCAAGAACATGCCTCACTACCCGAGCGGCGCCTCAATCACGGCCGTTGACATCAGCCCCAGGATGCTCGATCGGGCAAGGCGCCGGGCGGCTCGGCTCAGCCTGCAAGTGGACCTCCGTTTGACGGACGCGCAGGCGCTGGCGTTCCCGGACGCATCGTTCGACGCGGCCGCAGCCACGTTCGTGTTCTGCTCGGTCCCAGACCCGGTGCTCGGCAGGATAATGGACTGGCTGGACCCGATAGTTGCGCGGCTCCTGGGCGCGCACATCAGCCGACGCACGATCGAGAACGTGCGGTCCTCAGGGCTCCTGATCGAGGAGGTAACGGATCTGGTGCCGATGGGAATGGTGCGGCTGATCGTGGCGAGAGCCCCGGACCGGAGGCAAAGCTTCTCAGGCGCCGCCTGGACCCACGACGCTTCCGCCCACAACCACCGCGCTGACGGCTTGATCCTCGGAAAGGATGACCAGGTCGGCGCGAAGCCCGACACGCAACTCTCCCTGTTCCAACCCCAGCAGGCGTGCCGGGGTTGTGGAACCCATCC includes the following:
- a CDS encoding M48 family metallopeptidase, translating into MRTRLSTTWPGSYYDGRTANRRPVTITVMATGLRLVTEEGTFLWWPYEQLHLAQGALPGEQTRIERGSAPSETLVVSDETFLSAIREGAPAAGRHLLPAFRRRHWAGVVLLAGAGVIVAGLAVYLWGIPALADLAAGQMPPAWEERLGQAALESLAPPEHRCADTERDAALSEIVARLAAAGPGSAYTFRITVLDQPAVNAFAAPGGHLIVHLGLLAATQTPAELAGVLAHEMQHVLHRHGTKALFREVSMRVLLSLVVGDAGGLSQALETAGTLGQLRYRRQDEETADRDGMNLIQAARIDPHGMISFLRRLSREESGAPRSLAYLSTHPLTAERIKQLERMVAGAHYTPVALLPGYPWREIGRKCAPLTKNTYINAIAVT
- a CDS encoding MFS transporter; the encoded protein is MPGLPPTKTMAFLQEFRGFTRNARLLLTTAFFVGLSMAVGGLFLNFYLQSLGLSQQFIGLANALPSFVLVAVGLPAGRLIDRHGPRWGLLVGTAAAAAAALGFALTGAPAALLAFAVIQGVGAAFGFISTAPFQMANSTERERVALFSAQAALITGTAFLGNLVGSRLPAVFGGLVGMPPDTLLPLRLTMLVVAALWALAALPIALTGPSVLTGSSAPGLPGDLPAGPQPDGTGKAPRRRLVSNPGMVGRLLLPAFLISLGAGQTMPFLNIYVSGRFGVDFRSLGVFFAIGAFGTTLATLAQPRLAARVGKVESVLIVQAASIPFLLILGFVPVFWLVAVSFVVRTALMNMGNPVYQAFAQEQISPGERATYSSMSTIAWSLGWALGSAFSGWWRGLVGFEAGFNTVFGLMTALYVTAIALMYVFFVRGAHFLPISRQGYPGSKATGV
- a CDS encoding DUF1573 domain-containing protein; the encoded protein is MSKSTNKAHGSAGWERNTGSRKKVHGIGLVMFAAAAVLVLTGLFLAARWQYLPGTSGRVPLLRVSPGTYELGQVSQAKGIVTVELAAANGGEADLTINEMETSCGCTRAALIVNGKEGPWFGMRGHGEWPVGWSARLRPGERAVLRVKYDPDAHGIFRGPIDRIVVIHSNDPRQPQARVRLSGTQVP
- a CDS encoding DUF1573 domain-containing protein encodes the protein MGYLRRSAVLMVAAVLLAAGGAAWAVWAYTARPAIALDPTTLDFGPLSAPMVKTRTVIVRNSGRAPLRIAAISSSCGCTTGKMDATVVFPGGATQLHVTFDTVAHGSQTGPARHAVYLRTNDPRNPEVEIEVRALILKGGAP
- a CDS encoding cytochrome c biogenesis protein CcdA, which encodes MSRVLPLVLLVLLATAILVPATAAPAAPEAGTAPAVAIYFNGSCHDCVPYLNHELVPLLQSLGAGEIVRRDYILERRYRKELVERSEALGIPPQLQGHMTIFIGDRIVLQGHVPSGIIRDLFSQEMAGKYARIVVLQDKMAGHGEAPKDYTAWAPGGQIKIYRLDEPIRTYLATLAPAGAGGLPAPTVQTPPAARSGIGFALMVLGAGLLDGINPCAFAVLLLFVAFLFTLQRGRADLLAFGFTYVGAIYLTYFGIGIGLLTVFQLGAPHLMAKLGAGLMIVLGLVNIKDFFWYGIGPSLTLPKIGGAARDRWMRRATLPATAVVGFLVGICEFPCTGGIYVGILGLLSTQTSFWNGLAYLAIYNVMFVLPLVALLLVIGNRRVVGQFSRWMATNKKQLRLGQGLVMIAIGAIILLWFV